The Oncorhynchus keta strain PuntledgeMale-10-30-2019 unplaced genomic scaffold, Oket_V2 Un_contig_3619_pilon_pilon, whole genome shotgun sequence genome contains a region encoding:
- the LOC127924066 gene encoding endothelial zinc finger protein induced by tumor necrosis factor alpha-like translates to MVSLAAHVLARDIPNSIKAKKHLKIHTGENLYPCTDCGKRFTTSRSLTVHQRIHTGEKPYSCSDCGKSFSRMTNLKTHERIHTGVKPYSCSVCGMCFSRLGDLKTHERIHTGVKPYSCSDCDKSFSRLGHLKTHERIHTGVKPYFCSDCGNSFSRLGNLKTHKRIHTGVKPYSCSYCGKSFSRLGDLKTHERIHTGVNSYSCSECGKSFTRLGHLKTHERIHTGVKPYSCFDCGKSFSRLENLRRHERIHTGEKPYSCSDCVKCFTTSTDLKVHQRTHTGEKPYH, encoded by the exons atggtgtctCTGGCAgcccatgtgctcgccagag ATATTCCCAATTCTATCAAAGCTAAAAAACACCttaaaatacacacaggagagaatctGTATCCCTgtactgactgtgggaagagattcacGACATCAAGGTCTCTGACAGTTcatcagagaatacacacaggagagaagccttactcctgctctgactgcggAAAGAGTTTCTCTAGAATGACCAACTTAAAAAcacatgaacgtatacatacaggagtgaagccttactcctgctctgtctgtggAATGTGTTTCTCTAGACTAGGTGACTTAAAAAcacatgaacgtatacatacTGGAGTGAAGCCTtattcctgctctgactgtgacaAGAGTTTCTCTCGACTGGGCCACTTAAAAAcacatgaacgtatacatacaggagTGAAACCTTacttctgctctgactgtggaaataGTTTCTCTCGACTGGGAAACTTAAAAACACATAAACGTATACATACAGGagtgaagccttactcctgctcgtactgtggaaagagtttctctcGACTGGGCGACTTAAAAAcacatgaacgtatacatacaggagtgaattcttactcctgctctgaatGTGGAAAGAGTTTCACTCGACTGGGCCACTTAAAAAcacatgaacgtatacatacaggagtgaagccttactcctgctttgactgtggaaagagtttctctcGACTGGAAAACTTAAGAAGacatgaacgtatacatacaggagagaagccttactcctgctctgattgTGTAAAATGCTTCACAACATCAACTGACCTGaaagttcatcagagaacacacacaggagagaagccttaccactga